Proteins encoded together in one Longimicrobiales bacterium window:
- a CDS encoding uracil-DNA glycosylase: MACCTRCDLAPFRTQVVRGAGAKRARVLFLGEAPGASEDRAGEPFVGAAGGLLARLLEEAGLERSEVYITNVVACRPPKNRTPRVAEIRAHAPWLEEQLRLVRPVVVVTLGRVALTWFIPKARITELSGTAQVIEWNGGQLRILPLFHPAAALRSPDLLPRLEAGFAALRSML, encoded by the coding sequence ATGGCCTGCTGCACTCGCTGCGACCTCGCGCCGTTCCGCACTCAGGTCGTCCGGGGCGCGGGCGCAAAGCGCGCGCGGGTGCTGTTTCTGGGCGAGGCGCCGGGCGCCAGTGAAGACCGCGCGGGCGAGCCGTTCGTAGGCGCAGCGGGCGGGCTGCTGGCGCGGCTCCTGGAGGAGGCGGGGCTTGAGCGCTCGGAGGTCTACATCACGAACGTCGTCGCGTGCCGGCCGCCAAAGAACCGGACGCCCCGCGTGGCGGAGATCAGGGCACACGCTCCGTGGCTGGAGGAGCAGCTGCGGCTGGTGCGGCCGGTAGTAGTGGTGACGCTCGGACGGGTCGCCCTGACCTGGTTCATCCCGAAGGCCAGGATCACGGAGCTCAGCGGCACGGCTCAGGTCATCGAATGGAACGGCGGCCAGCTCCGGATTCTGCCGCTGTTCCATCCCGCGGCGGCCCTGCGGTCGCCCGACCTGCTGCCGCGCCTGGAGGCGGGATTTGCCGCGCTCCGGTCAATGTTGTGA
- the lgt gene encoding prolipoprotein diacylglyceryl transferase, producing the protein MYPELFRIGNFVVTTFGLMMFLSFVTGAWILGKQLERYGQPKELAWDVLAWVAVGGIIGAKVYYLALHPAELAADFWGSVFSRGGLVWYGGLIGGIIAYYLQVRSRKLPIAVMFDATAPALAVAYGVGRMGCFLVGDDYGRYTDGPFGIAFPKGAPPSTAGNLRAIGETNIPANIPDNVAVPVHPTQLYEIGLAAIMFLILWNLGAKRGLRSGQLFSAFLALYGIERFFIEFVRAKSDRFVLGLSTSQIMSLVLLIVAAFLWYRQSKAKPAPLTARAAAKPVTAG; encoded by the coding sequence TTGTACCCGGAACTCTTCCGCATCGGCAATTTCGTCGTGACCACGTTCGGTCTGATGATGTTCCTGTCCTTCGTGACGGGCGCCTGGATTCTTGGCAAGCAGCTCGAGCGGTACGGGCAGCCGAAGGAGCTGGCCTGGGACGTTCTCGCCTGGGTGGCCGTCGGCGGTATCATCGGCGCCAAGGTCTACTACCTCGCGCTGCACCCGGCGGAGCTCGCGGCCGATTTCTGGGGCTCGGTCTTCAGTCGCGGCGGGCTCGTGTGGTACGGCGGCCTGATCGGCGGTATCATCGCCTACTACCTCCAGGTGCGCAGCCGCAAGCTGCCCATTGCCGTCATGTTCGACGCGACCGCCCCCGCGCTGGCCGTCGCCTACGGCGTCGGACGCATGGGCTGCTTCCTGGTCGGGGACGACTACGGACGCTACACGGATGGGCCGTTCGGCATCGCGTTTCCAAAAGGTGCGCCACCGAGCACCGCGGGCAACCTGCGCGCGATCGGGGAGACGAACATCCCCGCAAACATCCCGGACAACGTGGCGGTCCCGGTACATCCCACGCAGCTCTATGAGATCGGCCTAGCCGCGATCATGTTCCTCATTCTGTGGAACCTCGGCGCGAAGCGCGGCCTGCGCAGCGGTCAGCTCTTCTCCGCCTTCCTCGCCCTGTACGGCATCGAGCGCTTCTTCATCGAGTTCGTGCGCGCGAAGAGCGACCGGTTCGTGCTCGGACTATCCACGTCGCAGATCATGAGCCTGGTGCTGCTCATCGTGGCCGCGTTCCTCTGGTACCGTCAGTCGAAGGCGAAGCCCGCCCCCCTCACCGCGCGCGCCGCGGCGAAGCCGGTGACTGCCGGATAG
- a CDS encoding NAD+ synthase — protein MSCVRVGLAQMNATVGAVEANVAKIRDRMEAARERGVDVIAFPELAVCGYPPEDLLLKPGFIAANREAVEALAPTTKGITAVVGFADRRFDLFNAAAVLHDGRWLATYHKQRLPNYGVFDELRYFKPGVGELLVCVRGAWIGISICEDIWLPGGPVGRLARAGADVIVNINASPYHRGKQLDRHRMLATRAADYAVAIAYVNLVGGQDELVFDGSSVVFGPEGELLATAPSFEEHLLVCDIELEQVFRARLHDPRRRHTLRDEPASVTRVFAGDPSTHEASDAHRRDEGVAEPAVAGGPMADDVRGAQADSGESKRPVMGTDRPGAAPVNGPPADDLAEVYAALVLGTRDYVEKNGFSRVVLGLSGGIDSALVAVIAADALGKDRVTGVKLPSRYSSEGSLQDADELGTLLGIDLLEIGIEPVFEASLDVLRPFLHEMPADVTEENLQSRARGMLLMALSNKFGWMLLTTGNKSEVATGYATLYGDMAGGFAVLKDVPKTLVYELSRWRNAQPGGAVIPVSTIEKPPSAELRPDQTDQDSLPPYPVLDAILEKYVEEDWSIGEIVAEGFDEVTVRRVVTLVDRSEYKRRQAAPGVKITPRAFGKDRRLPITSAFRGR, from the coding sequence ATGAGCTGTGTGCGGGTGGGGCTCGCGCAGATGAACGCGACGGTCGGGGCCGTGGAGGCGAATGTCGCGAAGATCCGCGATCGGATGGAGGCGGCGCGGGAGCGCGGCGTCGACGTGATCGCGTTCCCCGAGCTGGCCGTGTGCGGCTATCCGCCCGAGGATCTCCTGCTGAAGCCGGGCTTCATCGCAGCGAACCGCGAGGCGGTCGAGGCGCTGGCGCCAACGACGAAGGGCATCACGGCCGTGGTCGGCTTCGCCGATCGGCGGTTCGACCTCTTCAACGCCGCCGCCGTGCTGCACGACGGTCGCTGGCTCGCCACCTATCACAAGCAGCGACTCCCGAATTACGGCGTCTTCGACGAGCTCCGCTACTTCAAGCCGGGCGTCGGCGAGCTGCTAGTCTGTGTGCGCGGTGCGTGGATCGGCATCAGCATCTGCGAGGACATCTGGCTGCCGGGCGGACCGGTCGGTCGACTCGCGCGTGCGGGCGCGGATGTCATCGTGAACATCAATGCCTCGCCGTACCACCGCGGCAAGCAGCTCGACCGCCACCGCATGCTCGCGACGCGCGCCGCCGATTACGCCGTTGCCATCGCCTACGTCAACCTGGTCGGCGGTCAGGATGAACTGGTGTTCGACGGCAGCAGCGTCGTGTTCGGGCCGGAGGGCGAGCTGCTCGCGACAGCGCCATCCTTCGAGGAGCATCTCCTGGTCTGTGACATCGAGCTGGAGCAGGTCTTTCGCGCGCGACTCCACGACCCGCGGCGCCGCCACACGCTGCGCGACGAGCCGGCAAGCGTCACGCGGGTGTTCGCGGGCGATCCATCGACGCACGAAGCCTCGGACGCTCACAGACGCGACGAGGGAGTAGCGGAGCCGGCAGTCGCCGGTGGACCCATGGCAGATGATGTTCGGGGGGCGCAGGCTGATTCAGGTGAATCGAAACGGCCGGTCATGGGGACCGATCGTCCCGGCGCAGCGCCCGTGAACGGTCCGCCGGCGGACGACCTGGCCGAAGTCTACGCGGCACTGGTGCTCGGCACACGCGATTACGTGGAGAAGAACGGCTTCTCCCGCGTAGTGCTCGGGCTGTCCGGTGGAATCGACTCCGCGCTTGTGGCGGTGATCGCGGCGGACGCGCTCGGGAAGGATCGTGTCACGGGAGTCAAGCTCCCGAGCCGTTACAGCTCGGAAGGAAGCCTGCAAGACGCGGATGAACTCGGCACCCTGCTCGGCATCGACCTGCTGGAGATCGGCATCGAGCCCGTCTTCGAAGCTTCACTCGATGTGCTGCGCCCGTTTCTGCATGAGATGCCTGCTGATGTCACGGAGGAGAACCTGCAGTCGCGCGCGCGCGGGATGCTGCTCATGGCGCTGTCGAACAAGTTCGGCTGGATGCTGCTCACTACTGGCAACAAGAGTGAGGTCGCGACGGGATACGCGACGCTGTACGGCGACATGGCCGGTGGTTTTGCCGTCCTGAAGGACGTACCGAAGACGCTCGTGTACGAGCTCAGCCGCTGGCGCAATGCTCAGCCGGGCGGCGCCGTGATACCGGTCAGCACCATCGAGAAGCCGCCGTCGGCGGAGCTGCGTCCCGATCAGACGGACCAGGACTCCCTGCCGCCCTATCCCGTTCTGGACGCGATCCTCGAGAAATACGTCGAGGAGGACTGGAGCATCGGCGAGATCGTGGCGGAGGGCTTCGACGAGGTCACCGTGCGTCGCGTAGTCACCCTCGTGGATCGCAGCGAGTACAAGCGCCGTCAGGCCGCGCCTGGAGTGAAGATCACGCCGCGCGCGTTCGGCAAGGACCGGCGACTGCCGATCACCTCCGCGTTCCGCGGCCGGTGA
- a CDS encoding LemA family protein yields MTRRLAAVLVLVLLTSGCGYNRIQELDEQTEQMRGNIDAELQRRNDLIPNLVATVDEVASFEQETQTGVAEARAGLSRAQQQMSEALNDGDAGELSAADAQVQRNLDLFINVAVEAYPTLRANENFIRLQDELTETENRISVSRRDYNESVTTYNTYIRRFPQLITAKVIGADRKEQFEAEAGAREAPTVEFERGR; encoded by the coding sequence ATGACACGACGACTCGCGGCCGTACTGGTCCTGGTGCTGCTCACGTCCGGTTGCGGCTACAACCGTATTCAGGAGCTGGACGAGCAGACCGAGCAGATGCGCGGCAACATCGACGCCGAGCTTCAGCGCCGTAACGATCTCATCCCGAACCTGGTTGCAACGGTCGACGAAGTGGCGTCTTTCGAGCAGGAGACGCAGACGGGAGTCGCGGAGGCCCGCGCGGGACTGTCGCGCGCACAGCAGCAGATGTCGGAAGCGCTCAACGACGGGGACGCCGGCGAGCTGAGCGCCGCGGATGCCCAGGTGCAGCGGAACCTGGACCTCTTCATCAACGTCGCCGTCGAGGCCTATCCGACGCTGCGCGCAAACGAGAACTTCATACGACTTCAGGACGAGCTGACCGAGACGGAAAACCGGATCAGCGTCTCCAGACGGGATTACAACGAGTCCGTCACGACGTACAACACGTACATCAGGCGGTTCCCGCAGCTCATCACCGCCAAGGTGATCGGCGCGGACCGCAAGGAGCAGTTCGAAGCCGAGGCAGGTGCCCGAGAGGCGCCCACCGTGGAGTTCGAGCGCGGCCGCTAG
- a CDS encoding nucleotidyltransferase domain-containing protein: protein MTDPRKLADEFVTGLRRDLGDRMRSAALFGSAARNEWIDGVSDVNVLVLVDNIDAQLLARGSATARSSVKRRVMPLLMEQEEWRRAGDVFSIELADMKDAHVPLFGDDPVEHYVADHNNLRLQAERELRAKLLHLHSGMLMAGEDGKRLGQLLLHALPSFTTYLRAALRLAGEPVPATTPEVIDHACRLADADPDVFQRVYRARTSRSALEAGPADPLADRFNTAAQQMAEYIDAHRR, encoded by the coding sequence ATGACGGACCCGCGCAAACTCGCGGATGAATTCGTGACCGGTCTCAGACGAGATCTGGGGGACCGGATGCGCAGTGCGGCGCTCTTCGGCTCCGCCGCGCGCAACGAATGGATCGACGGCGTGAGCGACGTCAACGTGCTGGTTCTCGTCGACAACATCGACGCGCAGCTGCTCGCTCGTGGATCGGCCACGGCACGCAGCTCGGTGAAGCGGCGGGTGATGCCGCTGCTCATGGAGCAGGAGGAGTGGCGCCGTGCGGGCGATGTGTTCAGCATCGAGCTGGCCGACATGAAGGACGCGCACGTTCCACTGTTCGGCGACGACCCGGTCGAGCACTACGTGGCGGACCACAACAACCTCCGCCTTCAGGCGGAGCGTGAGCTGCGTGCCAAGCTGCTGCATCTCCACTCGGGCATGCTCATGGCCGGCGAAGATGGCAAGCGCCTGGGACAGCTGCTGCTGCACGCACTGCCGTCCTTCACGACCTATCTGCGTGCCGCGCTCCGCTTGGCCGGCGAGCCGGTCCCCGCGACGACACCGGAAGTCATCGATCATGCCTGCCGGCTTGCCGATGCGGACCCCGACGTGTTCCAGCGAGTCTACCGGGCCCGCACCAGCCGTTCGGCGCTCGAGGCCGGCCCCGCCGATCCGCTCGCGGATCGTTTCAATACCGCCGCGCAGCAGATGGCGGAGTACATCGACGCTCATCGGAGGTAA
- a CDS encoding TPM domain-containing protein: MKRLRSYALWTLVLAAALASAADAQQIPAPVGYVNDFADVIPPNHEAAMQRVIEEVRQKSGGEIVVVTLSSLEGRPRDEVALRIGREWGIGQRGEPGDRARNTGVLILVVPRTRDTGGELKIELGLGANTFITATEAGRIADNYMVPAFRQDDYGTGIQAGVEQIALQFAEAFDFEITGTVLEEQQPGPASRPGSGYLFWIIAMVILLSLFGGRGRGGPGGRGGRRDGLSMLLPFLIGASMGGRRGGGGFGGGGFGGGGFGGGGFGGFGGGGGFGGGGIGRSW; encoded by the coding sequence TTGAAGCGACTCAGGTCATACGCGCTGTGGACGCTCGTTCTGGCGGCCGCGCTCGCGTCCGCAGCGGACGCGCAGCAGATCCCGGCGCCCGTCGGCTACGTGAACGATTTTGCCGATGTCATCCCGCCGAATCACGAAGCGGCGATGCAGCGCGTCATTGAAGAGGTGCGCCAGAAGTCGGGCGGCGAGATCGTGGTGGTAACGCTGAGCTCGCTCGAAGGTCGCCCGCGTGACGAGGTCGCACTCCGCATCGGTCGTGAGTGGGGGATCGGCCAGCGCGGTGAGCCGGGCGACCGCGCACGCAACACCGGCGTGCTCATCCTGGTGGTGCCGCGCACGCGCGATACGGGTGGCGAGCTCAAGATCGAGCTGGGCCTCGGCGCCAACACGTTCATTACGGCGACAGAGGCCGGGCGCATTGCGGACAACTACATGGTGCCCGCGTTCCGGCAGGACGATTACGGCACCGGAATCCAGGCCGGCGTCGAACAGATCGCGCTTCAGTTTGCGGAGGCATTCGACTTCGAGATCACGGGGACGGTGCTGGAGGAGCAGCAGCCGGGCCCGGCATCGCGTCCGGGCTCCGGCTACCTCTTCTGGATCATCGCCATGGTCATTCTCCTCTCCCTCTTCGGCGGGCGCGGGCGGGGCGGGCCGGGTGGTCGTGGCGGGCGCAGGGACGGCCTGTCGATGCTCCTGCCGTTCCTTATCGGTGCGAGCATGGGCGGCCGGCGCGGCGGGGGCGGGTTCGGCGGCGGCGGATTCGGCGGTGGTGGTTTTGGCGGCGGCGGGTTCGGCGGATTCGGCGGTGGCGGCGGATTCGGCGGCGGCGGCATTGGACGAAGCTGGTGA
- a CDS encoding RidA family protein — MNSAQVTPDGWPRGAGYAHGAVAHGRVLCTAGQIGWDPLTEKLVGPDFATQAAQALANVATVLRAGGARPEHLVRLTWYVTDRAAYLDARAHIGTAYRRHFDRYFPAMTVVIVAGLLEADALVEIEATAVIPD; from the coding sequence GTGAACAGTGCCCAGGTCACACCCGACGGCTGGCCACGCGGCGCGGGCTATGCCCATGGCGCAGTCGCACACGGCCGCGTGCTGTGCACGGCCGGTCAGATCGGCTGGGACCCGCTGACCGAGAAGCTCGTCGGTCCTGACTTCGCCACGCAGGCCGCGCAGGCCCTGGCGAACGTGGCGACCGTGTTGCGCGCGGGAGGTGCCCGCCCCGAGCACCTCGTCCGGCTCACGTGGTACGTCACCGACCGAGCCGCATACCTCGACGCGCGGGCGCATATCGGTACCGCCTACCGCCGCCATTTCGATCGCTATTTCCCCGCCATGACCGTAGTGATCGTCGCCGGTCTGCTGGAGGCGGACGCGCTGGTGGAGATCGAAGCGACGGCGGTCATCCCAGACTGA
- a CDS encoding AMP-binding protein, translating to MTQNAHATAPTAHVDTFARDNLPPRDLWPVLDLGGLSYPPRLNCVTELLDRHAAEDPARVAFITPETSWTYGELHSHANRIAWVLVEDLGVRPGNRVLLRGANNLMMAACWFAVLKVGGICVSTMPLLRARELSQVIDRARVSVSLTDTHVAAELEQAAARVDAGHRVVHFNAPGVAGSLEALMATRPDTFENVSTAADDVALIAFTSGTTGQAKGTMHFHRDILAVADTFSKHVLQPEPDDIFCGSPPFAFTFGLGGLILFPMRVGGASLLLEKASPPVLLDGIRSHGATICFTAPTAYRAMLEDVRQGGVGRLRKCVSAGETLPRATFEAWEQTTGIRIIDGIGSTEMLHIFISAAGDAIRPGSTGLSVPGYTACVLDDDGRELPRGSVGRLAVRGPTGCRYLADPERQRAYVSDGWNITGDAYVEDADGYFWYQARTDDMIISGGYNIAGPEVENVLLEHVSVRECAVIGVPDDARGQVVKAVVVLTEGTAADEDTVRALQDFVKAQIAPYKYPRIIEFADELPRTETGKLQRYRLREESA from the coding sequence ATGACGCAGAACGCACATGCGACCGCACCCACCGCGCACGTCGACACCTTCGCACGGGACAATCTGCCACCGCGCGACCTCTGGCCCGTGCTGGACCTGGGCGGACTGAGCTACCCGCCCCGCCTCAACTGCGTGACGGAACTGCTCGACCGGCACGCCGCGGAGGATCCCGCTCGCGTCGCATTCATCACTCCCGAGACGAGCTGGACGTACGGTGAGCTCCACAGCCACGCGAATCGGATCGCGTGGGTTCTGGTCGAGGATCTGGGTGTGCGCCCAGGCAACCGCGTGCTGCTGCGGGGAGCGAACAACCTGATGATGGCAGCGTGCTGGTTCGCGGTGTTGAAGGTGGGCGGCATCTGCGTCTCGACGATGCCGCTGCTGCGCGCTCGTGAGCTGTCCCAGGTGATCGATCGTGCACGTGTGTCGGTCTCACTCACGGATACGCATGTCGCTGCCGAGCTGGAGCAGGCTGCGGCGCGCGTCGATGCAGGGCACCGCGTGGTCCATTTCAATGCGCCGGGCGTGGCCGGCTCGCTGGAGGCGCTCATGGCGACGAGGCCGGATACGTTCGAGAACGTGAGCACAGCGGCCGATGACGTGGCTCTCATCGCGTTTACATCCGGCACGACCGGACAGGCGAAGGGCACCATGCACTTCCACCGTGACATCCTGGCGGTCGCCGATACGTTCTCGAAGCACGTGCTTCAGCCTGAACCCGACGACATCTTCTGTGGCTCACCACCGTTCGCCTTCACGTTTGGACTCGGCGGCCTGATTCTGTTCCCCATGCGCGTCGGAGGGGCTTCGCTTCTACTCGAAAAGGCCTCACCGCCGGTGCTGCTCGATGGCATTCGCTCTCATGGCGCCACCATCTGCTTCACAGCGCCTACGGCGTACCGCGCCATGCTGGAGGACGTACGGCAGGGTGGCGTGGGACGACTGCGCAAATGCGTTTCCGCCGGGGAAACACTGCCGCGCGCGACGTTCGAGGCATGGGAGCAGACGACGGGCATCCGCATCATCGATGGCATAGGTTCGACCGAGATGCTGCACATCTTCATCTCCGCGGCCGGTGACGCCATCCGCCCGGGCTCGACCGGCCTGTCCGTACCAGGCTACACCGCCTGTGTACTCGATGATGACGGACGTGAGCTGCCGCGCGGGAGCGTCGGCCGCCTGGCCGTGCGTGGACCCACCGGATGCCGTTACCTTGCAGACCCGGAGCGGCAGCGCGCGTACGTGAGCGATGGCTGGAACATCACGGGCGACGCATACGTCGAGGACGCGGATGGCTACTTCTGGTATCAGGCGCGTACCGATGACATGATCATCTCCGGCGGCTACAACATTGCGGGGCCGGAAGTGGAGAACGTGCTTCTGGAGCATGTGAGCGTCCGGGAATGCGCGGTCATCGGTGTGCCGGACGATGCGCGCGGCCAGGTGGTCAAGGCGGTGGTCGTTCTGACCGAAGGCACAGCCGCGGACGAGGACACCGTGCGCGCACTCCAGGATTTCGTGAAGGCACAGATCGCACCGTACAAGTACCCGCGCATCATCGAGTTCGCTGATGAGCTGCCGCGGACGGAGACGGGAAAACTGCAGCGCTACCGGCTGCGTGAGGAGAGCGCGTGA
- a CDS encoding acyl-CoA dehydrogenase family protein, with protein sequence MPDSSYLEWPFLDDAHRALAHDIRAAAPALAGAASDPEVDVATRAAVRALGAGGWLRYVVPSMYGGTRERLDVRSLCLIRETLAYSSGIADFAFAMQGLGTGAITEFGSDRQRSRYLPPVVRGEAVAAFAVSEREAGSDIAAMQATSRSDGDAFVLSGEKTWISNAGIADHYVIVCRYPEAGEKGYAAFIVDAATAGLSVSARVDVNAPHVLGTLTLDECRVPGSALIGEAGAGLRIALGTLDIFRATVGAAALGFARRALDEALGWCATRRVFGQRLADMQLTQAKLADMAVAVDAGALLVYRAAWARDRGAGRITREAAMAKLYATDNAQVVIDEAVQLLGARGVTLGSPVERLSREVRALRIYEGTSEIQKIVIAGQVLAAHERDAPASPEMAP encoded by the coding sequence ATGCCGGACTCCAGCTATCTCGAGTGGCCCTTCCTCGACGATGCCCACCGTGCGCTGGCGCACGACATCCGCGCGGCCGCACCCGCTCTCGCGGGCGCCGCGTCCGACCCGGAGGTCGATGTCGCGACGCGAGCCGCGGTGCGGGCGCTCGGGGCGGGCGGCTGGCTGAGATATGTCGTGCCATCCATGTACGGCGGTACGCGCGAGCGTCTGGATGTGCGGTCACTGTGCCTCATCCGCGAGACGCTCGCGTACAGCAGCGGAATCGCCGACTTCGCCTTTGCCATGCAGGGTCTGGGCACCGGTGCAATCACGGAATTCGGCAGCGACCGCCAGCGGTCCCGCTATCTGCCCCCGGTCGTGCGCGGTGAGGCCGTCGCGGCGTTCGCGGTCTCTGAACGCGAGGCGGGCTCCGATATCGCCGCCATGCAGGCGACATCCCGATCGGACGGAGATGCGTTCGTGCTGAGCGGCGAGAAGACGTGGATCTCGAACGCCGGCATCGCGGACCATTACGTCATCGTATGCCGCTATCCGGAGGCAGGGGAGAAGGGCTACGCCGCCTTCATCGTGGACGCTGCCACAGCGGGTCTCAGCGTCAGCGCGCGGGTAGACGTCAACGCGCCGCACGTCCTCGGCACGCTCACACTGGATGAGTGCCGGGTGCCGGGCAGCGCGCTGATCGGCGAAGCGGGTGCCGGCCTCAGAATCGCGCTCGGCACGCTCGACATCTTTCGTGCGACCGTCGGCGCGGCGGCGCTCGGCTTCGCGCGACGTGCGCTGGACGAGGCGCTCGGGTGGTGCGCTACCCGGCGCGTGTTCGGGCAGCGGCTGGCAGACATGCAGCTGACTCAGGCGAAGCTTGCGGACATGGCAGTTGCGGTGGATGCCGGCGCACTGCTCGTCTACCGTGCCGCCTGGGCGCGCGATCGCGGAGCTGGGCGCATCACGCGCGAAGCGGCCATGGCGAAGCTGTACGCAACAGACAACGCACAGGTGGTGATCGACGAGGCAGTGCAGCTGCTGGGCGCACGCGGCGTCACCCTCGGATCGCCGGTGGAACGACTGTCACGCGAGGTCAGAGCTCTCCGGATCTACGAGGGGACGAGCGAGATCCAGAAGATCGTGATTGCCGGACAGGTGCTCGCCGCCCACGAGCGCGACGCACCGGCTTCGCCGGAGATGGCACCATGA
- a CDS encoding enoyl-CoA hydratase family protein → MERSDEDSAVKTELRAGDLRPDSFGWEVDAGIATITLNRPERKNPLSFASYIELRDTFRSLVYATDVNAVVVTGAGGNFCSGGDVHEIIGPLVELKESGRMDELLAFTRMTGDLVKAMRGCPQPIVAAIDGACVGAGAIIAMASDMRLGTDRSKVAFLFTRVGLSGADMGACAILPRIIGQGRASELLYTGRSMDAAEAERWGFYNRICPPESILTDARDLARSLAAGPTFAHATTKRALHQEWAMGVDEAIEAEAQAQAICMQTEDFARAYRAFVKKERPVFEGN, encoded by the coding sequence GTGGAGAGATCTGATGAGGACAGCGCAGTGAAGACGGAACTGCGGGCGGGGGACCTGAGGCCGGACAGCTTCGGGTGGGAGGTGGACGCCGGCATTGCAACCATCACGCTCAACCGCCCCGAACGCAAGAACCCGCTCAGCTTCGCATCGTATATCGAGCTGCGTGACACATTCCGTTCGCTCGTGTACGCAACGGACGTGAACGCCGTCGTCGTGACCGGCGCTGGCGGCAACTTCTGTTCGGGCGGCGACGTCCACGAGATTATCGGTCCGCTGGTGGAGCTGAAGGAGAGCGGTCGAATGGACGAGCTGCTCGCGTTCACGCGCATGACCGGCGACCTGGTAAAGGCCATGCGCGGCTGTCCCCAGCCGATCGTCGCGGCGATCGATGGTGCGTGCGTGGGCGCCGGCGCGATCATCGCGATGGCCAGCGATATGCGGCTCGGGACGGACCGCAGCAAGGTCGCGTTTCTGTTCACCCGTGTGGGGCTCTCCGGTGCCGACATGGGGGCGTGCGCGATCCTGCCGCGCATCATCGGGCAGGGCAGGGCCAGCGAGCTGCTGTATACGGGACGCTCAATGGATGCGGCGGAAGCCGAGCGCTGGGGGTTCTACAACCGCATCTGCCCGCCGGAGTCGATCCTGACGGATGCACGCGACCTCGCCCGCTCCCTCGCCGCGGGGCCGACTTTCGCGCACGCAACGACGAAACGTGCGCTCCACCAGGAATGGGCCATGGGCGTCGACGAGGCCATCGAGGCCGAGGCGCAGGCGCAGGCGATCTGCATGCAGACGGAAGACTTCGCACGCGCGTATCGTGCGTTCGTGAAGAAGGAGCGGCCCGTGTTCGAAGGCAACTGA
- a CDS encoding SDR family NAD(P)-dependent oxidoreductase: protein MTDPGAARSVHTNASSERWLTGRHAIVTGGGRGIGAAIASELAHRGATVTITGRDLDTLRNTAQEVSGAHGVGVTALACDITDAASVHSVFTAAQREHGAAYILVNNAGQSEGRPFLNTSRELWDRMLAVNLTGAFTCTQLVLGGMQRARAGRIVNIASTSGLKGYRNITAYCASKHGLVGLTRALAAETARAGITVNAVCPAYTDTDMAARAVGNVVRDMDRTEEEARALIARSVPRGTLITPAEVAGAVGWLCSPAATGISGQTITIAGGEI from the coding sequence ATGACTGATCCGGGCGCGGCTCGCAGCGTGCACACGAACGCATCGTCCGAAAGGTGGCTGACGGGTCGGCACGCAATCGTGACGGGCGGCGGACGCGGCATCGGCGCAGCGATCGCGAGCGAGCTGGCGCACCGCGGTGCGACCGTGACGATCACGGGACGCGACCTCGACACGCTGCGCAACACAGCGCAGGAAGTCAGTGGGGCGCATGGTGTTGGGGTGACGGCGCTGGCGTGTGACATCACCGACGCGGCCAGCGTGCACTCGGTGTTCACTGCGGCTCAGCGCGAGCACGGCGCGGCGTACATCCTGGTGAACAATGCCGGGCAGTCGGAGGGTCGGCCGTTCCTGAATACATCGCGGGAGCTGTGGGACCGGATGCTCGCGGTGAATCTCACGGGAGCGTTCACATGCACGCAGTTGGTGCTCGGGGGCATGCAGCGCGCGCGCGCGGGCCGCATTGTCAATATCGCTTCGACGAGCGGGCTGAAAGGGTACCGCAACATCACGGCGTACTGCGCGTCGAAGCACGGTCTGGTCGGGCTCACGCGCGCGCTGGCGGCGGAAACCGCTCGTGCGGGGATCACGGTAAACGCCGTGTGCCCCGCATACACGGATACGGACATGGCCGCGCGCGCTGTGGGCAACGTGGTGCGGGACATGGATCGCACCGAAGAGGAGGCGCGCGCACTGATCGCGCGCTCCGTGCCGCGCGGGACACTGATCACGCCCGCCGAGGTGGCTGGAGCGGTCGGCTGGCTGTGTTCACCCGCCGCGACAGGTATCAGCGGGCAGACAATCACGATAGCGGGTGGAGAGATCTGA